A region from the Halomarina litorea genome encodes:
- a CDS encoding heme o synthase, producing the protein MSRTPRFTTLLAATVLGVYLLVVAGATTALAEAVTACTSWPLCSDPLTDPKVAIATGHRVVAALVGLLGVVTAYVGWSAASRRVKGALLTAGLLYPVQVGLGAFVAVTGAPAPLSGAHLLVGTAIFTALALALAWQLEAETGHRDPVADTDEPPVAEDSDTDSHPVPPSPAPTRPTTFAGRAKTTLWAYFQLMKPRLMWLLCLVASAGMALAAGPALRLDTIVYTLTGGILAIGASGTFNHVLERDIDQKMQRTSDRPLATHQVPVRNALTFGGMLTLAAVAIFLQVNLLAAALGFVAIVFYSVIYTLVLKPNTVQNTVIGGAAGALPALIGWVAVTGEITGDVAGGTGLGGLVLAGVIFLWTPAHFYNLALAYKDDYERGGFPMMPVVRGETATRKHILYYLAATLLAATALTALTGLGPLFAVTTVSLGAVFLWMVVRLHRERTEAAAFRAFHASNAYLGALLFAIVVDAIAL; encoded by the coding sequence GTGTCCCGGACACCACGCTTCACTACGCTGCTCGCGGCCACCGTGCTCGGCGTCTACCTGCTGGTGGTGGCGGGCGCGACGACGGCCCTCGCGGAGGCGGTCACGGCGTGTACCTCGTGGCCCCTCTGTTCGGACCCGCTCACGGACCCGAAGGTGGCCATCGCGACGGGCCACCGGGTCGTCGCCGCCCTCGTCGGCCTCCTCGGCGTCGTCACCGCGTACGTGGGGTGGTCCGCCGCCTCCCGACGCGTGAAGGGCGCGCTCCTCACCGCCGGCCTGCTCTACCCCGTACAGGTCGGTCTCGGCGCGTTCGTCGCCGTCACCGGCGCGCCCGCACCGCTCTCCGGCGCACACCTGCTCGTCGGGACGGCCATCTTCACCGCCCTCGCCCTCGCGCTGGCGTGGCAACTCGAAGCCGAGACGGGCCACCGCGATCCGGTGGCCGACACCGACGAGCCGCCGGTTGCAGAGGACTCCGACACCGACTCCCACCCGGTCCCTCCATCACCCGCCCCGACGCGCCCGACGACGTTCGCCGGGCGCGCGAAGACGACGCTCTGGGCCTACTTCCAGTTGATGAAGCCGCGACTCATGTGGCTGCTCTGTCTCGTCGCCAGTGCGGGGATGGCGCTCGCGGCGGGCCCCGCCCTCCGCCTCGACACCATCGTCTACACCCTCACGGGCGGCATCCTCGCCATCGGCGCGAGCGGGACGTTCAACCACGTCCTCGAACGCGACATCGACCAGAAGATGCAGCGGACGAGCGACCGACCCCTCGCGACCCATCAGGTGCCGGTGCGGAACGCGCTCACCTTCGGCGGGATGCTGACGCTCGCGGCCGTCGCCATCTTCCTGCAGGTGAACCTGCTCGCGGCGGCGCTTGGCTTCGTCGCCATCGTCTTCTACAGCGTCATCTACACGCTCGTGCTCAAGCCCAACACGGTCCAGAACACCGTCATCGGCGGGGCGGCGGGCGCGCTCCCGGCGCTCATCGGCTGGGTGGCCGTGACAGGCGAGATCACGGGCGACGTCGCCGGCGGGACCGGTCTCGGCGGCCTCGTACTGGCCGGCGTCATCTTCCTCTGGACGCCCGCGCACTTCTACAACCTCGCGCTGGCGTACAAGGACGACTACGAGCGCGGCGGCTTCCCCATGATGCCCGTCGTCCGCGGCGAGACGGCCACCCGGAAACACATCCTCTACTACCTCGCGGCGACGCTGCTCGCGGCGACGGCGCTGACCGCCCTGACCGGTCTCGGCCCCCTGTTCGCCGTCACGACGGTCTCCCTCGGGGCGGTATTCCTCTGGATGGTCGTCCGCCTCCACCGCGAACGGACCGAGGCCGCCGCGTTCCGGGCGTTCCACGCCTCGAACGCCTACCTCGGCGCGCTCCTGTTCGCCATCGTCGTCGACGCCATCGCGCTGTGA
- the coxB gene encoding cytochrome c oxidase subunit II, whose amino-acid sequence MRKARKLLGAFAGLAVLALFVEPAAAQSSVNEELIFGLNRKLMYVAVPITVLVEGILIYTVYRFRNAEEAQPTRENRRLEITWTVATAIILLFVGLASYQVLGSAFIGGATATSGEDVSSGEELMPLVHNYPGAQAPTEQNAVQVDVEARKYVWTFTHENNATATGTLVIPANTPVYLHITSVDWLHAFHAPDLALKQDAFPGQYNTIKTEVYETGTYQLYCAEYCGVGHSGMLGTIKVVSQEEYQQYLEENAPDAGGNSSGNASANGSGNASGNASGNASGNASGNASGNASGNATNASSVAVAA is encoded by the coding sequence ATGAGAAAGGCGCGGAAACTACTGGGGGCGTTCGCCGGTCTCGCGGTGCTGGCTCTCTTCGTCGAACCCGCGGCCGCCCAGTCGTCCGTCAACGAGGAACTCATCTTCGGGCTGAACCGGAAGCTGATGTACGTGGCGGTGCCCATCACGGTGCTCGTCGAGGGCATCCTCATCTACACCGTCTACCGGTTCCGTAACGCCGAGGAAGCACAGCCGACCCGCGAGAACCGTCGGCTGGAGATCACGTGGACCGTCGCGACGGCCATCATCCTGCTGTTCGTCGGCCTCGCGTCCTACCAGGTGCTCGGGAGCGCGTTCATCGGCGGCGCGACCGCCACCAGCGGCGAGGACGTCAGTTCGGGCGAGGAACTGATGCCGCTCGTCCACAACTACCCCGGCGCACAGGCACCGACGGAACAGAACGCCGTGCAGGTCGACGTCGAGGCCCGCAAGTACGTCTGGACGTTCACCCACGAGAACAACGCCACGGCGACCGGGACGCTCGTGATACCGGCCAACACGCCCGTCTACCTCCACATCACGTCGGTCGACTGGCTCCACGCGTTCCACGCGCCCGACCTGGCGCTGAAGCAGGACGCTTTCCCCGGCCAGTACAACACCATCAAGACCGAGGTGTACGAGACCGGCACGTACCAGCTCTACTGTGCGGAGTACTGTGGCGTCGGCCACTCCGGCATGCTCGGCACCATCAAGGTCGTCTCGCAGGAGGAGTACCAGCAGTACTTAGAGGAGAACGCCCCCGACGCGGGCGGCAACAGCTCCGGTAACGCCTCCGCGAACGGTTCGGGTAACGCCTCGGGCAACGCTTCCGGTAACGCCTCCGGCAACGCCTCGGGCAACGCTTCCGGTAACGCCTCCGGCAACGCGACGAACGCCTCCAGCGTCGCCGTCGCGGCCTGA
- a CDS encoding biotin--[acetyl-CoA-carboxylase] ligase, with protein MTFDEDRLAAIDAPVRVFGEVPNTTDWVRRRGFSGAPHGTFAVAEALTAAVGRTGNDWSAPPGGVWSSVLLRPELDAETAGRLTLASGLAVLDTVRAFGVDAALKWPNDVVVPSGATANQTQSDAVVVPSGAAIGGGESAVGDDPRPAKLAGVLVERVADDVPVAGKAVSDVLDGPATLQFVVVGVGINADLDPSALATDRPVTTMRAAVGPVDRTAVARELHANLLARAGEAETEAGYAALREEWTEAAATLGERVVVHRDGADPVVGVARELDETGGLVVETDDGGVVVTEGECERLRRG; from the coding sequence GTGACCTTCGACGAGGACCGCCTCGCCGCCATCGACGCCCCCGTCCGTGTCTTCGGCGAGGTGCCCAACACGACCGACTGGGTGCGCCGCCGGGGCTTCTCGGGCGCGCCACACGGGACGTTCGCCGTCGCGGAGGCGCTGACCGCCGCGGTGGGCCGCACCGGCAACGACTGGAGCGCGCCCCCCGGCGGCGTCTGGTCGAGCGTGCTCCTCCGGCCCGAACTGGACGCGGAGACGGCGGGCCGACTCACCCTCGCCAGTGGCCTCGCCGTCCTCGACACCGTGCGCGCCTTCGGCGTGGACGCGGCGCTGAAGTGGCCGAACGACGTCGTCGTTCCATCAGGAGCGACGGCCAATCAGACGCAGTCTGATGCTGTCGTCGTTCCATCAGGAGCGGCGATCGGTGGTGGGGAGTCGGCCGTCGGGGACGACCCTCGTCCCGCGAAACTGGCGGGCGTTCTCGTCGAACGGGTCGCCGACGACGTGCCCGTCGCGGGCAAGGCGGTGAGCGACGTACTGGACGGGCCGGCGACCCTCCAGTTCGTCGTGGTCGGCGTTGGCATCAACGCGGACCTCGACCCGTCGGCCCTCGCCACGGACCGCCCGGTCACGACGATGCGCGCGGCGGTCGGACCGGTCGACCGGACGGCGGTGGCCCGCGAACTGCACGCCAACCTGCTCGCGCGCGCGGGCGAGGCCGAGACGGAAGCGGGCTACGCGGCACTGCGCGAGGAGTGGACCGAGGCCGCGGCCACCCTCGGGGAGCGGGTGGTCGTCCACCGCGACGGCGCGGACCCGGTGGTGGGCGTGGCCCGCGAACTGGACGAGACGGGCGGTCTGGTGGTCGAGACGGACGACGGAGGGGTCGTCGTCACCGAGGGGGAGTGCGAGCGACTGCGGCGGGGCTGA
- a CDS encoding cytochrome c oxidase subunit 3, which produces MATEEAEDHGGHHLPAVEDWPRGFGEASWWPFVTAIGGAGFYIGAALFLLGQGDGALVGPLVGPAVFIGSTVVFLAGLYGWLYHAFIVNFWEGEASEHGSSRLRMAMILFLGTELSTFGAGFVYFFFIRAGTWPPTGAEMPHLLGSLVLINTALLVASSFTLHYAHTALLSGNRSRFIGLLVVTLLLGVVFIGGQVYEYYEFIVHEHFTLTEGVFGSAFYGLTGLHGLHVTLGAVLISIVLIRALFGQYSADRHTSVSTVSMYWHFVDAVWLFLVVVLYVGAEVTI; this is translated from the coding sequence ATGGCTACAGAAGAAGCGGAAGACCACGGCGGGCACCACCTCCCCGCCGTCGAGGACTGGCCTCGCGGCTTCGGCGAGGCGAGCTGGTGGCCCTTCGTGACGGCCATCGGCGGCGCAGGCTTCTACATCGGTGCCGCACTGTTCCTCCTCGGACAGGGCGATGGCGCACTCGTCGGGCCGCTCGTCGGTCCCGCCGTCTTCATCGGTTCGACAGTGGTGTTCCTCGCCGGACTGTACGGCTGGCTCTACCACGCGTTCATCGTCAACTTCTGGGAGGGCGAGGCGAGCGAACACGGCTCCAGCCGGCTCAGGATGGCGATGATACTGTTCCTCGGGACCGAACTCTCCACCTTCGGGGCCGGGTTCGTCTACTTCTTCTTCATCCGCGCGGGCACGTGGCCCCCGACGGGTGCGGAGATGCCCCACCTGCTGGGCTCGCTGGTGCTCATCAACACCGCCCTGCTGGTGGCGAGTTCGTTCACGCTTCACTACGCGCACACCGCGCTGCTGTCCGGTAACCGTTCGCGGTTCATCGGCTTGCTCGTCGTGACGCTCCTCCTCGGCGTCGTCTTCATCGGCGGGCAGGTCTACGAGTACTACGAGTTCATCGTCCACGAGCACTTCACCCTCACCGAGGGCGTCTTCGGGTCGGCGTTCTACGGCCTGACGGGCCTGCACGGCCTGCACGTCACCCTCGGCGCGGTGCTCATCAGCATCGTCCTCATCCGGGCGCTGTTCGGCCAGTACTCCGCCGACCGTCACACCTCGGTGTCGACCGTCTCGATGTACTGGCACTTCGTCGACGCCGTCTGGCTGTTCCTCGTCGTCGTGCTGTACGTCGGCGCGGAAGTCACCATCTGA
- a CDS encoding DUF7410 domain-containing protein: protein MSTDTTADASDTTPRETTPETAPVSADHTPDPEGGPHTCGYCGRPFAREAWLALHRGLDHEGEITEAEREAFEAAYEGEEADLRMFRLQALGVLVLVYFTFLIVYGLVT from the coding sequence ATGTCCACGGACACCACCGCAGACGCCTCCGACACCACCCCCCGAGAGACCACCCCCGAGACGGCCCCCGTGAGCGCGGACCACACGCCGGACCCGGAGGGCGGCCCGCACACCTGCGGGTACTGCGGTCGGCCGTTCGCCCGCGAGGCGTGGCTGGCGCTCCACCGGGGACTGGACCACGAGGGAGAGATAACGGAGGCGGAACGGGAGGCGTTCGAGGCGGCGTACGAGGGCGAGGAGGCCGACCTGCGGATGTTCCGCCTGCAGGCGCTCGGAGTGTTGGTGCTCGTCTACTTCACCTTCCTCATCGTCTACGGCCTCGTCACCTAG
- a CDS encoding DUF5800 family protein, protein MTVLSFDETGVDVVYEGTEFRLEKALIEEAIGKSYPDVTDHEVLQMVEEAPSLSGEPRRIGDIIA, encoded by the coding sequence ATGACTGTTCTCTCGTTCGACGAGACGGGCGTCGACGTCGTCTACGAAGGGACCGAGTTCAGACTGGAGAAGGCACTCATCGAGGAGGCCATCGGGAAGTCCTACCCGGACGTGACCGACCACGAGGTGCTCCAGATGGTCGAGGAAGCGCCCTCGCTGAGCGGCGAACCGCGACGCATCGGCGACATCATCGCCTGA
- a CDS encoding polymer-forming cytoskeletal protein encodes MPLGSDPLDRLEIPDGTTVEERDLVTEGDIIVGGQSTVEFGVRGRTVVAGERVSFGGDIEAEGDCRLDMWNTVDGNVLVGQDAYIGERTAIGGQLMVSGDLDIGDDVDIERGFEANGWIVIRNPMPTVVFFFVYLSQLLRIGEEEKAREAAEELLGDPEDDEEESDEPDPLVVPRGSNVSDDAWRVSTPAVVGDDCRIHGNLRAASLVVGEDNNVFGSLRAKGDITVGEGTRIHGDVTTRRGTVRIAPGAEILGDIACDDLSLHDDAAVDGAIRARGEMSIVKEFIREAE; translated from the coding sequence GTGCCGCTCGGCTCTGACCCGCTCGACCGACTGGAGATTCCCGACGGGACGACCGTCGAGGAACGCGACCTGGTGACCGAGGGTGACATCATCGTCGGCGGCCAGAGCACCGTCGAGTTCGGGGTCAGGGGCCGGACCGTCGTCGCGGGCGAACGCGTCTCCTTCGGCGGCGACATCGAGGCCGAGGGCGACTGCCGCCTCGACATGTGGAACACCGTCGATGGGAACGTCCTCGTCGGGCAGGACGCCTACATCGGCGAGCGAACCGCCATCGGCGGGCAGTTGATGGTCAGCGGTGACCTCGACATCGGCGACGACGTGGACATCGAACGCGGGTTCGAGGCCAACGGCTGGATCGTCATCCGCAACCCCATGCCGACCGTCGTGTTCTTCTTCGTCTACCTCTCGCAACTCCTGCGCATCGGCGAGGAGGAGAAGGCCCGCGAGGCCGCGGAGGAACTTCTCGGCGACCCCGAGGACGACGAAGAGGAGAGCGACGAACCGGACCCCCTCGTCGTCCCGCGCGGGTCGAACGTCTCGGACGACGCGTGGCGCGTCTCCACGCCCGCCGTCGTCGGCGACGACTGCCGCATCCACGGCAACCTCCGGGCCGCCTCGCTCGTCGTCGGCGAGGACAACAACGTCTTCGGCAGTCTCCGCGCCAAGGGCGACATCACCGTCGGCGAGGGTACCAGAATCCACGGCGACGTGACCACCCGTCGCGGGACGGTCCGCATCGCCCCCGGCGCGGAGATTCTCGGCGACATCGCCTGCGACGACCTCTCGCTGCACGACGACGCCGCCGTCGACGGGGCCATCCGCGCCCGCGGCGAGATGTCCATCGTCAAGGAGTTCATCCGGGAAGCTGAGTGA
- a CDS encoding transcription elongation factor Spt5, which produces MPIYAVKTTASQERTVADMIMNREEESIHAALAPDSLTSYVMVEADDHSVFERILDEIPHARGVVPGESSIMEVEHFLSPKPDVEGIAEGDIVELIAGPFKGEKAQVQRIDESKDQVTVELYEATVPIPVTVRGDQIRVLDSEER; this is translated from the coding sequence ATGCCCATCTACGCCGTCAAGACCACCGCGAGTCAAGAGCGCACAGTGGCGGACATGATCATGAACCGCGAGGAGGAGTCCATCCACGCCGCCCTCGCGCCTGACTCCCTGACGAGTTACGTCATGGTGGAGGCCGACGACCACAGCGTCTTCGAGCGAATCCTGGACGAGATTCCCCACGCCCGCGGCGTCGTCCCCGGCGAGTCGTCCATCATGGAAGTCGAACACTTCCTCTCGCCGAAACCCGACGTGGAGGGCATCGCGGAGGGGGACATCGTGGAACTCATCGCCGGCCCGTTCAAGGGCGAGAAGGCGCAGGTCCAGCGTATCGACGAGAGCAAGGACCAGGTGACCGTCGAACTGTACGAAGCGACGGTCCCCATCCCCGTCACCGTGCGTGGTGACCAGATTCGGGTTCTCGACTCGGAAGAACGGTAG
- a CDS encoding protein translocase SEC61 complex subunit gamma, producing MEVPKDLSSYVRVLKLASTPSTEEFSQVSLIAGAGIAFVGFLGFMIFVVMAFLPGGV from the coding sequence ATGGAAGTGCCCAAAGACCTCTCCTCGTACGTCCGCGTGCTCAAGTTGGCGAGCACACCCTCCACCGAGGAGTTCTCGCAGGTGTCGCTCATCGCGGGGGCCGGAATCGCGTTCGTCGGCTTCCTCGGCTTCATGATCTTCGTCGTCATGGCGTTCCTGCCAGGTGGCGTCTGA
- the ftsZ gene encoding cell division protein FtsZ, translated as MDSLIEDAIDEAEQAEEDSPRGNGAGPEGSRNTDADAGPVNTSGTMTDEELAEVVRDLETKITVFGCGGAGGNTVTRMAQEGIHGAQTVAANTDAQHLADQVQADSKILIGRQRTGGRGAGSVPQIGEEAAQENIEDIQHAIGDSDMVFITAGLGGGTGTGSAPVVAQAAQEADALTIAVVTIPFTAEGERRRANADAGLERLRSVADTVIVIPNDRLLDYAPNLPLQDAFKICDRILMRSVKGMTELITKPGLVNVDFADVKTIMENGGVAMIGLGESDSENRAQDSIRSALRSPLLDVEFSGANSALINVVGGPNMSIEEAEGVVEEIYERIDTDARIIWGASVNPDFEDKMETMVVVTGVESPQIYGKGDSAQEVSAERAKSAHSDGGADDDGDIDFIE; from the coding sequence ATGGACTCGCTTATCGAGGACGCCATCGACGAGGCCGAACAAGCGGAGGAGGACTCCCCGCGTGGGAACGGGGCGGGGCCAGAGGGCTCCAGGAACACGGACGCGGACGCCGGACCCGTCAACACGTCCGGGACGATGACCGACGAGGAACTCGCGGAAGTCGTCCGGGACCTGGAGACGAAGATTACGGTGTTCGGCTGTGGCGGGGCGGGCGGCAACACCGTCACCCGGATGGCCCAGGAGGGCATCCACGGGGCGCAGACGGTCGCCGCCAACACCGACGCACAGCACCTCGCGGACCAGGTGCAGGCGGACTCGAAGATCCTCATCGGCCGACAGCGCACCGGCGGGCGCGGTGCGGGGTCGGTCCCCCAGATCGGCGAGGAGGCCGCACAGGAGAACATCGAGGACATCCAGCACGCCATCGGCGACTCGGACATGGTGTTCATCACGGCGGGTCTCGGCGGCGGGACGGGTACGGGGTCCGCGCCCGTCGTCGCGCAGGCCGCACAGGAGGCCGACGCGCTCACAATCGCCGTCGTCACCATCCCCTTCACCGCGGAGGGCGAGCGACGGCGCGCGAACGCAGACGCGGGCCTCGAACGCCTGCGGAGCGTGGCGGACACGGTCATCGTCATCCCGAACGACCGACTGCTCGACTACGCGCCGAACCTCCCCCTGCAGGACGCCTTCAAGATCTGCGACCGCATCCTGATGCGCTCGGTCAAGGGGATGACCGAACTCATCACGAAACCCGGTCTCGTGAACGTGGACTTCGCCGACGTGAAGACCATCATGGAGAACGGCGGCGTCGCCATGATCGGCCTCGGCGAGTCCGACTCCGAGAATCGCGCGCAGGACTCCATCCGCTCGGCGCTCCGGTCGCCGCTGCTGGACGTGGAGTTCTCCGGTGCCAACTCCGCGCTCATCAACGTCGTCGGTGGGCCGAACATGAGCATCGAGGAGGCGGAGGGCGTCGTCGAGGAGATCTACGAGCGCATCGACACCGACGCGCGCATCATCTGGGGTGCCTCCGTCAACCCCGACTTCGAGGACAAGATGGAGACGATGGTCGTGGTCACGGGCGTCGAGTCACCGCAGATCTACGGCAAGGGCGACAGCGCACAGGAGGTCAGCGCCGAACGCGCCAAGAGCGCACACAGCGACGGCGGTGCGGACGACGACGGCGACATCGACTTCATCGAGTAA
- a CDS encoding D-aminoacyl-tRNA deacylase — protein sequence MLGIVVSRADSASVHVGEHLRSLADWTEHEDDSRPDAAGGGTVYRLPDAELREFEDLHIYLDGVGDTFAGVDCIAFASRHAGDTGNLLTAHHTGNFGAGEYGGEAGHFARAAPNAHKRVVEAFDRHVPEGYEVGMECTHHGPTDLTTPSLFVELGSDESAWDDPAGAEAVARAILDLRGVDPTSDRTLVGFGGGHYVPRFERIVRETDWCVGHVGADWSLESMDGPDPAVFRRVFEASGASRAVVEGDRPGLESRIEDLGYRVVSETWAKETTGVPLELVDHLEREVASVEEGLRFGANVHDVATPADLRVETLPGELLDEANGIDGDRALERVREHVVAAVTDEAGTRLAGPVVLGAGPREAVVDELVAVLAGKYDAVERREGVLVARETAFDPELAHERGVPEGPAFGKLAGGQAVEVDGETVDPSSVRREREVRFSLS from the coding sequence GTGCTCGGAATCGTCGTCAGCCGTGCGGACAGCGCCTCCGTCCACGTCGGCGAGCATCTGCGCTCGCTCGCCGACTGGACCGAACACGAGGACGACTCGCGGCCCGACGCGGCGGGCGGCGGGACCGTCTACCGACTCCCGGACGCCGAACTCCGCGAGTTCGAGGACCTCCACATCTACCTCGACGGCGTCGGGGACACCTTCGCGGGCGTGGACTGCATCGCGTTCGCCTCTCGACACGCCGGGGACACCGGGAACCTCCTGACGGCCCACCACACGGGCAACTTCGGGGCCGGGGAGTACGGCGGCGAGGCGGGCCACTTCGCCCGCGCCGCCCCGAACGCGCACAAGCGGGTCGTCGAGGCGTTCGACCGCCACGTCCCCGAGGGCTACGAGGTGGGCATGGAGTGTACCCACCACGGCCCGACGGACCTCACCACCCCGTCGCTGTTCGTCGAACTCGGGAGCGACGAGTCGGCGTGGGACGACCCCGCCGGGGCGGAGGCCGTCGCGCGGGCCATCCTCGACCTGCGGGGCGTCGATCCGACGAGCGACCGCACCCTCGTCGGGTTCGGCGGTGGCCACTACGTCCCCCGATTCGAGCGAATCGTCCGGGAGACGGACTGGTGTGTGGGTCACGTGGGGGCGGACTGGTCGCTGGAGTCGATGGACGGTCCCGATCCCGCCGTCTTCCGGCGGGTCTTCGAGGCCAGCGGCGCGAGTCGCGCCGTCGTGGAGGGGGACCGTCCCGGCCTCGAATCGCGCATCGAGGACCTCGGCTACCGCGTCGTGAGCGAGACGTGGGCAAAGGAGACGACGGGCGTCCCCCTCGAACTCGTCGACCACCTCGAACGCGAGGTGGCGAGCGTCGAGGAGGGACTGCGCTTCGGGGCAAACGTCCACGACGTGGCGACACCGGCCGACCTCCGCGTCGAGACCCTTCCCGGGGAGCTACTGGACGAGGCCAACGGCATCGACGGCGACCGGGCACTCGAACGGGTCCGCGAGCACGTGGTGGCCGCCGTCACCGACGAGGCCGGCACCCGACTCGCGGGGCCAGTCGTCCTCGGCGCGGGACCCCGCGAGGCGGTGGTGGACGAACTCGTCGCCGTCCTCGCGGGGAAGTACGACGCGGTCGAACGTCGGGAGGGTGTCCTCGTCGCCCGCGAGACGGCGTTCGACCCCGAACTCGCCCACGAACGGGGGGTGCCCGAGGGGCCGGCGTTCGGGAAGTTGGCGGGCGGGCAGGCCGTCGAGGTGGACGGCGAGACGGTCGACCCCTCGTCGGTGCGCCGGGAGCGAGAAGTCCGGTTTTCGCTGTCCTGA
- a CDS encoding sodium:calcium antiporter, producing MSSRLRHPLVAVAFALALTLPWVVSSLTGMVESFSEGVVVAVSGLAVLGASFLLAWGAETAEKDVPRAFALAILAVLAVAPEYAVDALYAWTAGANAGTARGAEAANLAVANMTGANRILIGLGWSGIALFTVYRSGSSEDPAVEQRAGALRDAVKLDRDIATEITFLLAATAFAFFVPLSMGTFNGAAGNAIGGIGIIDTVILVGLYLLYIAIIIRGDVEEHEEQVGVPAYLQSFSKGPRIASVLILFGYSGVMIFTAVEPFAHGLEQLGQAIGIPSFFMIQWIAPLASESPELIVVAYLVNKARSTAGFNALISSKLNQWTLLIGTLAVVYSIALGALGTLPFDMKQVAEIWITAAQSLFAIAILTNFEITVREALALLFLFVTQVAAEFAVIRLFSETVASTYSLWILYAYTVVYLALGIGLFATRRSELRKMVSKAASTARNAFGGSESAPGTAD from the coding sequence ATGAGTAGTCGATTACGCCACCCACTCGTGGCCGTCGCGTTCGCGCTGGCTCTGACACTTCCGTGGGTCGTCTCGTCGTTGACGGGGATGGTAGAGTCGTTCTCCGAGGGCGTCGTCGTCGCGGTGAGCGGCCTCGCGGTCCTCGGCGCGTCGTTCCTCCTCGCGTGGGGCGCGGAGACGGCCGAGAAGGACGTCCCCAGGGCGTTCGCGCTGGCCATCCTCGCCGTCCTCGCCGTCGCGCCGGAGTACGCTGTCGACGCGCTGTACGCCTGGACGGCGGGCGCGAACGCGGGGACCGCACGCGGTGCCGAGGCAGCCAACCTCGCCGTCGCCAACATGACCGGGGCGAACCGCATCCTCATCGGACTGGGCTGGTCGGGCATCGCCCTGTTCACCGTCTACCGCTCGGGGAGCAGCGAGGACCCCGCGGTCGAGCAGCGCGCCGGGGCCCTCCGAGACGCGGTGAAACTCGACCGGGACATCGCTACCGAGATTACGTTCCTGCTGGCCGCGACCGCCTTCGCCTTCTTCGTCCCGCTCAGCATGGGGACGTTCAACGGGGCCGCCGGCAACGCTATCGGCGGCATCGGCATCATCGACACGGTCATCCTCGTCGGTCTCTACCTGCTGTACATCGCCATCATCATCCGTGGCGACGTCGAGGAGCACGAAGAACAGGTCGGCGTCCCGGCGTACCTCCAGTCGTTCTCGAAGGGACCGCGGATCGCGAGCGTCCTCATCCTCTTTGGGTACTCCGGAGTGATGATATTCACCGCGGTCGAGCCGTTTGCCCACGGTCTCGAACAGCTCGGGCAGGCCATCGGCATCCCGTCGTTCTTCATGATCCAGTGGATCGCCCCGCTGGCCTCCGAGTCCCCGGAACTCATCGTCGTCGCCTACCTCGTCAACAAGGCACGCTCGACGGCGGGGTTCAACGCGCTCATCTCCTCGAAGCTCAACCAGTGGACGCTCCTCATCGGCACGCTCGCGGTCGTCTACAGCATCGCGCTCGGTGCCCTCGGGACGCTCCCGTTCGACATGAAACAGGTCGCCGAGATCTGGATCACCGCCGCACAGAGCCTCTTCGCCATCGCTATCCTGACGAACTTCGAAATCACCGTCCGGGAGGCGCTGGCGTTGCTGTTCCTGTTCGTCACGCAGGTCGCAGCGGAGTTCGCCGTCATCCGGCTGTTCTCGGAGACAGTCGCCTCGACGTACAGCCTCTGGATCCTCTATGCGTACACCGTCGTCTACCTCGCACTCGGGATTGGCCTGTTCGCCACCCGGCGCAGCGAACTGCGAAAGATGGTCTCGAAGGCGGCTTCGACTGCTCGGAACGCCTTCGGCGGGTCCGAGAGCGCCCCCGGAACCGCCGACTGA